Within the Fischerella sp. PCC 9605 genome, the region AATCGTTTGAAGATGCGGAAAATAACGTCAAAGTGTTTTTCTCGAATGCCAATGCCATTATCACGCACGTAAAATATGACTGGATCTGAGGCTTCGATATAGCCAATTTCAATCCATTTTTCGGTTTTGTCGTTGTACTTAATGGCATTGGATATTAAATTACTAAAAACTTCGCCCACCTGAATGCGATCGCAATATACAATTGGCAATTGTCTAGGTATGCGAATTTCTACTCCAGTTTCTTCAATGCGAGCGCTCAATAAATCTAATATGCGATGCACAACAGCATTGAGATCGGTCGGTTGCATCGACATATCCACCCTTCCCAACCGTGAAAACTGTAGTAGTGAATCAATTAAATCTTCCATCCGCTGGGTAAGGCGAATCAAAGTTCTCAGCTTGTCTTTACCTTCTTCATCTAGGTTTTCACTGTAGTCTTCAATTAAAAAATTCGAGTAATTATGAATACCGCGCAACGGTTCTTTCAAATCGTGGGAAGCAATATAAGCAAAAGCATCCAATTCTTTATTACTACGTTCTAGTTCCGTGTTGAGCTTTGCTAATTCATCAATTTTCCGCAGCACTACTGTAATAATTGCGCCTCGCAACTCCGCTGCCGCATTTACCTCGTAGGATTTCCAAGGAAGAGACTTTAGCCTAACTATTTCTTTCCATAACTCAAATGACTTCCGAGGAGATAGGTGCAAACCACCATTTTCACTAACTTCTACAGGTTGATTTGGATTCCCTCCCCAATTGACAGTTTGCACCTCCTCTGGGCGAAACCACAAAACATACTTGTTCTGAGTTTTAGAGATAGAAAGTGCTATCAAACCGCTAGCAACATCCTTAAATTTTTCTGCCTCCGGATATACTTGCGATAACGAGTCAGTGTAAAAAATATCCTCATCTATATTGTTGTGAATCCATAACAGCAAATTTTGAATATCTTGTTTTTCAGGAGTATTACCGAGCAAATATAATTCCTTATTAAAACAGATTGCCGCACCTTGAGCATTGACGAGATTGAGTATATTCGGCTGCTTATTGATTAGTCCATCAATAAAACTTTTCTCCGCCGACATATATTCTACTAATTTTGCCAAAACAGATTTTATTTCAATTTTGGATTCCGAGTCTTCATTATCTTCTTTTGTAGCTATTTCTAAAGAAGTTACTTGTCCCAAAAATTCACAGGCATGACGAATTTCATAAGGTACATATTTGGGTGTTTGATGATGGCAGGCAATCAGTCCCCATAATTTGTTATTTTTAATTATTGAAATCGACATTGATGCTTTTACACCCATGTTGTGCAAATACTCAATGTGACAAGGTGAGACACTCCGCAACACCGATCCACTTAAATCTAAAGGTTCATCAGTTAATGGATTGTTAGTAGGGACAATAGCAGCAGCTTGGTAATCAGCATCTGGGATTAACCGCAGCCAGTTTTGGCTGTAGAGTTTTCTGGCTGGTGTGGGAATATCCGAAGCAGGGTAGTGTAAGTCTAAATAGGAAGGGAGATGTTCTTGTTTATCTTCCGCAATAACTATACCGTTCCAATCACGATCAAATCTATAGAACATCACTCTATCAAATCCGGTGATTCTCCTCACTTCTGTGACAATAATTTGACTAATTTCAGTAACAGTCTTTGTTGATTGCAGTTTCCCAATAGCTAGTTTGACTAAATGATAGAACCGAAAATAATTATTATTCTTTTCTAAAATTGCTGGCTCTAACTCTAGAATTACAACTCCATTTGAACGATGAATTATACCATCAAAAATGATAGGTTCTTGAAAAGTTTTTATAGTAAATTCTACGGGATTGACAATTTGTATATCTTCCTGAGTTAAACAATCATTCAAAAAATCGATTTGCTCTGATTCTAGTAATTTTCTCAATGGTTGATTCAGTAATTCTTCCGGATGAAAACCCAAACAATTATATGTGTTATTGCTTACTTGCAGGATAGTTAATTCAGGCTCTTTAATTGCCAAAAGGACTCCATGTGGTTGGACAAAGCCAGGAATATGAATTGGCTCTTTGTCACAGTTAGTCAAATCAACCGTAAATGCTGTGTCATTTTTGTTGGTGTTCACTTTTTGATAGTCCTGCTAATGGGCGTGTTGCTTTGCTAGCTTTTCTGTTCATAGGTAACAAGGCATGTAGAAATGCCATGCTAACGCAGTAAAATTACCCAAAGAATAACTAAAAAACAGAGGAAAAACGAGGGACAAAATAATGGAAGATAATTCTCTTTTTTCCAATATTGATGGAGACACCACACAACCTCCTCTCCCTCTTGCTAACTTAAAAATTCTCGTGGTAGACGACGATGATGATAGCCGCTTTTATATTTCTACCGTATTGGAAGCAGATGGAGCTAGTGTGACGACAGTTGCATCAGCCGCAAAAGCTTTAGAAGTGATACCACACTTACAACCCGATGTCTTAGTTTGTGATATTGCTATGCCCATTGAAGATGGCTATAGTTTGATCGCTAAGGTGCGTGCTTTGACAGCAGAAAGCGGAGGAGATGTGCCGGCCATAGCATTAACTGCCTATGCCGATAGCGAAGATCGTGCCCGCGCCCTTGAAGTTGGCTTTCAAAGTCATGTGGGCAAACCCGTAGATCCGGAAGTTTTGGTTGCGACTGTAGTTAATGTAAGGCAGGAGGCAGGAAGCAGAAGTCTTGACCCTTGACTTTTAACTTTTGACTTTTGCCTTTTGACTTAGTCTGATGGTGTTTCAGTGTCGAAATACTCGCGCCAACGACTGATCCGACCATCCTGAAAATCAATCACGATCGCATCATCAGTGCTTGTGTGATGATTAGTTGCCTTTTCTGTTTCTTCGTAGTGCCACTCCACTACAGCTTGATCGCCGGAGATAATTATCCGCTGAATGTCAATCTTTATCTCTTTTGACTGCTGACCGAGACGGGAAACCGCCTCCCGAATTTTTGCTTGCCCCTGCCATTTTTGACCAGGTACTATTAACTCGCCGTCAAGAGTAAACAACTGTGCCAAAGCATCACCATCAAGAGCAACCCAAGCATCTTTTGCTTGGTGAATTAAATTAGGAATCTCTGGTTTAATAGCTGCCTCAGCTGATACATTCATATTTAAGGTAAAGCTAAGAAAAATGAGTGCTAGTCCTAGCCATCTAAGTATTATATATAAAATTTTATTATAATTTTGTTTTAAACCATTACTTGTCATTTGTAATTGTTGTATTTACAAAGACATATATTAGTATTTTATAATTCACGTCTAATGTGAATTAGCTCTCAATCGGTAATAGGTAATGGGTACTATGTACTGGGTACTAGGGACTGGGGAACTCGGGGCCTCCACGACCGCAAGGAGTGGGGATTAGGGGCAATGGGTACTAGGGACAGGAGAAGAACTATAACAAGGCTCTTTCCCAATCACCAATCACCAATCACCAATTACCAATCTTAAAATGGGTAAACAAGTACACGTGGCGATACCGAGAGTAAATAAATATTCGACATCGGCACGAGTACTCATTGACCCTTGTAAACGACTAGATGTCCACGACCTACGACCGTTCTGAAGGAGGATTTAACCTCACCGTTGATCGCGATAAAGTGGAGGAAGCGACAAAAACTCCACAACCATCTAGGTTTATTTGTTATTAGCACTGTCTGCCTCTGTGACGTCGCTCTTCTTCCAGATGCAGTCAAGGATCACAACGGTAAAACATCCTGCCAGTGCGTTTTGCTATAGTTTCAGAATACTAATTATCAAAATACAAAGTGCCTATCTGGAGTGAGAAAAGCTATCTAACGCAAGACTGATTTGCTATCTTGACCCGGACTCAAAGCTAATTTTCTCAGACTGATACTCTGGTGGCTCAACGTGAATTAAAATCCTGAGTGGACTGAAGCGTTCCTCCAACCGTCTTTCTACCTCTTCGGTGATATGATGGGCAGTTTCTACATCTTGGGCGTCTACAATTAAATGCATCTCAATGAAGACTTGGCGACCGATCAGACCGCGAGAGGCGATTTCATGGCAGTTTACAACGCCAGGAACAGAAACAGCGATCGCGTGAATGACTTCTGGTGCGATCGCCATTTGATCCACAAGCCAAGGTAAGTTTTCTTTTAAAACTGTCCAGCCACTCCAAAATACCAACACAGCTACTGGAAAAGCTAACACCACATCCAACCACTGATAACCAAACCACCATACGCCAACCAAACCACCAATCACAGAAATTGTCACCCAGATATCGCTCATCGTGTGTTTGGCATCAGCAATCAAAATTGGGCTACCCACTTTTACACCCACATGGCGTTCGTAAAACGCTACGAAAATATTCACGCCTAAGACAATCAGTAGTAACCACAACTCTGGCGCTGATATTCTCACAGGTTCACTACCCTGGAGAATGCGTTCAACTGCACCCTGGAGAATTTCAAAGCAGGCTATGCCTAAAAAGGCAGAAATTCCCAAAGCCCCTACCGCTTCAAATTTCAGGTGTCCATAGGGATGTTCGCGATCGGGTTGTGGCGAAGAAAATCGACTGGCAATCAATCCTAAAATGTTGTTGGCACTATCCGTCACACTATGTAATGCATCAGCTAGCAAGCTCAAAGAACCTGTTAACTTGCCTACAAATGCTTTTAATAGCATCACGAATATATTTAGCAGTAAAGTAATAATTAAAACTTTTCTAACTGTAGCACGGTTATCTAAAGTCATAGAGTATTTTTAACTAATATGTTCTATGACTTCTCAGTGTAGAACTAAACACATCAATCAAATGTATAAAACTCTGACAGCGTAGAGATTCCATTTTGCTATAATCTCAAATCTTGAGTCTATTTTATTGAAATATTTTTTAATTATTAGCAGCCACAAATCTAATATAAATAAGCTACACATTAACTCAAACAAATATATTGATTAGCGTTTGTCGTTAAGATTTTTTCATTACGTTTTCCTAACTTTAAAATCTCTGTCTATGTGGTTCATGTAACCAGTGGGTTCGCACCATCGTACCACCCTCGTTACTAGGTTCAACTTGGTAACGAGATATTAGAGCCTCTGGCTCTCCCACTCGAATATTACAAGATGTGAATTACCATATTCTTGGATGAAAGCTTTCTGAATTATTACCATCAATAAAAAAAGCGGATCTTGATGTTACCCATGCCATGAAAATGGTATTTGTACCAAAATGTTCTAACAAATAGCTCATGTCCGCAAATAACCTGACACTGAACCTAGTTGAGGGTTCTGTCTCCTTTAGCTTTTCACCCCAAGCAGCGCGGGAATTAAAAGTAGCGCTGGATCAATTGATGAATAGCCTCAAGGCTGTTGCTGCTAAAACTACTCCTGGCGCTGGTAAAGCCAGTCCCCAACGTCCTACGGAATATCGTTACACCGGGGAAGTATTTTTAGAGATTTTTTGTAATCCTAATATTTGGCCTACTCCCTTTGCAGCAAAAATTCTGCTTACTGTCCGTGACGTTAATATTCGCTTGACTACAGAAGCTGAACTCACTCGTGTGATAGAAGATGTCAACCTGTATTTAGAGCAAGTAGGATAAAGTTGGTTGTTGGTGGTTGGTAGTTGGTTGTTGGTTGTTGGTAGTGGTCTATGTCATTAATTTTGATAAGTTGTAACAGTTTGTAGTCAGGGCTTGAGCACCTTGAAATTGAGCGAAGACAGCGCTCACTACAAACCTCTCATAATTAATGCGATGAACCAGTAGTGGTCTATGTCATTAATTTTGATAAGTTGTAACAGTTTGTAGTCAGGACTTTAGCCCTTGAAATTGAGCGAAGACAGCACTCACTACAAACCCCTCAGAACTAATGACATGAACCAGTAGTTGGTTGGTGGTTGATTGGTAGGTTTCGGTAACTGATTCCAAACAACAAACAACAAACAACTAATAACTAACAACTAACCATACCAAAAAATTACCGGAGTAGTTACCAAAATTAAACTACTCCGGCATAACCAATAAACCTTAGTTAAAGAGTTTTAGCCCCTGTGCCACCGCTCTTAAAAAAAAGACAGATAAGAGGCTAAAATGTGCGCGTTAACCCGAAGAATAACAGAAAACAGAGTTTATATTTCTGTATTAAGGGTAGATGCATGGTTCGAGATTTCAGATCGGGAAAGATTTATGAAAAGCAGAGATCGTTGTTGAAGATTGGGCGTTGAATTTTTTACTGTTAAATCCATACATCCAAAAATATATGCTCCCAATCTAAAATCTAAAATCGTCAATTCATTAGTCGTTTTCCCATTCTTCTCGACCAATCAAATCACCAATGCGATCGCGCAACAAAAAGTCACACTTTTCCAATTCACATTCAATACATACCCACTCTCGTGCTGGTATATATTGACAGAGAGTATATATTGGTTGCTGTCTGCTAACCACTCCCTTTTGTACTAGTCGCCGCGCTTCGTCTTGAATCACGTCCAAAGAGTAGTAGCTGATAGAAGGCACCGTATTCACACTCATGGTCTTTACTCACAATTTTACACGTAAGTAGTGTTCCCAAAACAGATTAGGAACCAACATAGCAACGAGTAGGTCTATAGCCGGGATTTTGTAATTTGGTATACGGAACTATTTTCATTTTGACGCTACACATCCTCAAATTATGTAAATAAATGTTAAGTTTGTCAACAAAATCTGACATTTTGTCTTCAGACCTTCAAACAAGAAGACCAGATTGTCGTGTAACTTATCTTGGCCCGGTCTCAAACCTTGGTAATTCCTAGATTTCAGCAGAGAAATGATTTACACGATCAAAAATGCATGTAAATTACTATCGAACTTTTGCATCTATCTATGTGGTGGAAGCATGGGTATAAACTGCTGCAAGTCATAAAGGCAACAATACACTACCCAAGCTTATAGAACTTTCTTTGTTAATAATTTCTTAAATAAACTTTCAGCATTTGCTGAAGTATAACACTGTTGTGAAACAAATATTCTCGGAGAAACGATTGTAGCAATATAGGATGAGGAATTTTAGGTAATGCAGATGTACCTCTAGATAAATAGTAGTGAGAGTTTGAAAATTACAGATTTGAGTCGTATATCTCATCTTTATTTACAGTATAATTCATGATATTTTGTGTCTAAATAGATAATTTCATAGCCGTCTCTCACTTAGTATTAAGTTATATAAACTAGTTTTCCATTGATTGTTAATTTTTGTTAGACTCATAAGTTTTTCTTATGATTTCTCAATAAATTCATCCTTGCATTAATGTCTAAAAAATAAGACACAAAGACACAAAGAAGAAAATAGGCTTGTTTGCTGAGATTTGGGTTGGTTTTTACCCATCTTGACAGGGTTACCATCAAATATCAACCAAGAAGATATTAGGCACATTTAAACAGACGCGCTCACATCGCGTCTGTCAAATGAGTGGCCAATTTCTGAGAGGAAATTGTTGTTTAAGTTACTGAATCTAGCAAATTAGCCATTTTCCTCTTTGCTGTCGTACTCATCCTCTAGGAAATCCTCTGGCTTACGCTCTTGCTTAATTCGATCCAGTAGCGATAGCACCTTACTACCGCGTTCTATAGAACGGTCTTCAATAAATACGACCTCTGGTGTGCGACGTAGACGCACCCGCGCACCTAGTTCGCTACGGACATAACCCGTCGCTGACTTTAAGCCTGCCATTGTTTCTGCTTTGGCTTCTTCTGTGCCATAAATTGACACATAAATTTTGGCGTGTTGCAAATCGCCAGAAACATCAACATCAGTAACGCTTACCATTCCTGTGCCTACACGGTCATCCTTGATGCCATTGAGCAACATTTGGCTAACTTCCCGTTTAATCAATTCAGCAACGCGGGAAACGCGGCGATTTGTAGCCATAAAAATCATTCCTCCTTACAGAGGTTGTACTACTTTAAGACAGTTACGGTTTTTAACCGTGGAGTTGTTGAGACTGAGAGGGATGAGGTACTAGGGACTGGGGGCTAGGGACTAGGTTATATTCTTCCCTTATCTCCACTACCCAGTATCCAAATCTAGTGTACCTGGGTTGCTTGGTTTCCCAAAAAAGCTTTTCTTGATTGTCGCAGTCCGTTAAGAACACCTAAGCCGTGCTGAAGAAGGTTGTTCCTTCTAAAACTATCTATCTTTATGTTCTGGAGTACATATATCTTGACTTCCTTCAACTTCAAGCGTTTAGGAAGATAAGATTATACCACGGCACTTGTTTTTTAATCAGCAAGTGCGTAGATTTCTAGAGGGCGACTTCAAACTTTCTGCTATTTTTTCTTAGTTGTTGGCAGTTGCTTGGGGGCACACCCTAGTGTATGGATTGAACCCTAAATTGTACTCAAACCCAGCATTGCCCGCAGGGTCAGAGTAATAAAGACCATTCCGCCAACGAACAAGCCCAAGAGGGCAATCAACGTAACTGGGCGTTTCAGCAACGGTGCCAATGGTGCAAACGCGTTTAACAACACGCCTAACAGGGTAGTAATAAAGTACCGGAAGTAACGAAAAACATTATCCCAAAATCCGTCAAACATCTTGATCTTAAATTGTTTTGTTTTCGACTTTACGTTTGTTGTTAACTGCCCGATTAATTTAAATTGTAATGCAATTTAGGCAATTGTAGGGGTGAATCATTTTTTGCCCTTTCTGCGTCTGAAATTCAGCAGGTAGATTTTGCGGATGTACTAAATTATGCCACAAGCAGTGATAATTTTGCCCTTCATCCTTTACCCTTTTCTATTTTCCCGACTATAGCTAATTTATATTAGATTAACTGGTTTTTTAAATAAATAAAAATCCACTTTTGACTGCAAAATTTGAGAAATACTAGATTTGGCTTCTTCCCTATCTTCCCCCACAAACGGGGGAAGATAGGGAAGATAAAAAGTATTGGCTTGTATATTGAGTAAGTAAGCTATTAATAATCAGCATTTACAGTCAATGGATGAAGCCTAGGAAGATTAGTTGATATGAGATTATGGAAGATGAAACTAATATAGGCTTTAGCTTGTTTGGACTTCAGTATTACCATTACGGATAGCCCATGCAAGTTCCAATAGTTGAGTCCAACGCTTTTGTAACTGCTTGGGAGTGCATTTGAGAACCTTGGCGATCGCTTGATCGGTCTGTTGTGCAGCTTTGAGTTGTAAAATTTGCCGTTGCTGTTCGGAAAGCTGACCTAAAAAGCGTTCCCACTGCTGGGAAGACAACCCCAACTTTTGTTCTATACCTACGCCCAACCATTGATGTACCAATTGCCAGTGGTGGGTACGAGCAAACTTTTCCACATGGTACTTAAAACGCTGTTGGAGATAATCCCGTTGGCGACTGGTTAAACCGAGAATTTGGTCAATTTCTGGTGCTGAGAGGTCTTGGAGTTTTAAGGCCAGGTAATCTACACAATCGTGTTGACCTTGAGATTCAAAATATTTTACCAGTTCCGAGATTACGCGATCGCGCTCACTATCTTCAGCCGGATCGAAACCTGGTTGGGATATCATTTGCGATCGCAATTGCTGTACTGCTGAGTGACGCTGGTAAGATTCGGCTTCTTCAGTCTTAGCATTTTCCACCGCCATTTCAAAGTCTACACTGGTTTCTTGGGGCAGACGACGAGCAAAACCTTGAGCACGCAGTATAATCAACTGCTGATTGGCACCACCAGGTAAATTAATACGGCGCTTCGCATACTGTTCTGTAAACGCCATGTATTCTGCAAGTTGCAAATGAGTACGCGGGGTGTAATCTTCTGGCAATTCATTTTCGCGCCGGAAAGCCTTAATAGCTTCGATATAAAATGCTTGTAAAAAATCTTCAATTAAGTTGTAGCGAGCTTGAAATCCTAACTCAATTCCTGATACAGCAACATGGCGATAAACCATAGCACCTAAGCTGCTATGTAATTCTACGCGCCCTTGTTTAGAACCAAGTTGATAGTAACTCAAACATTTTTGCAGGCGATGACGCGCTAGGGAAACTTGCCAGGACTTGATTTGCCCGGAATTTTGGATGCGATGGCTCTTATCACAAATCCGCTCTACTTCTTTGGCGATGCGCGTTGCTACAGCTTGCACGCAACCAGGTGCAGCTTTCACCTGTGGTTGCATTTCTTTACATAGAAATTTGCTTAAGGCATCGGTATGGGGATCAACAGCGGATGTAGGGGAAGGTACATTGACAAACTTGGCTTTCATGATATTTTTGGGAGTGGTATTGCACCGTAACGACATAACAAAAGATGCCAGGGCAATCTCTTGATTTTCATCTTTCAAGAGTTGCCGCAAGCACCGCTCACATTTAAGAATGTAAGAAATCTTTGCGAGTTCCAGATAAGATAATGTGTCGGTTTTTCTATAAGCAACTTAACAATGGCTGACGCATGAATATTCACTATCTACTTAAAACAAATAAAAGCCTTACTATGCCAAGGTTTTTCCCTATCCCAGTTATAAATGCATTGCGCTTCGTCAGTATGACAATTATAAAAGTGGAGTTTTTTTATCTCTAATTTCCGAAACTCAAGAATGAGCTTGTGAAGTTAATTTTTTATACCCATGCTGCTGCTCTTTCCCAACCTAAACCCTGCCGTATCATGATTGGTTCCTCCGCTGTTAAGTCCAAAATCGTAGAAACTTCATAGCTTGGTTCTTCGCCAGTGTCTACAATTACATCTACCAAGTCTTCTAAACGGTCAAATAAATTTACCCGTGACAAAATCGGTTCTGGTTCCACTCCCAAGGTTCCATTACCTGTCTCGTCTGGTGGTAAATGTGCCGAAGTTGAAATAATTGGGTTTCCTAATGCTGTCAACAACGCCAAGCATACCTGATGATTGGGAACTCTAATCCCAGTAGTTTTTCGTTTGGGATTTTGCACTAGACGCGGAACTAACTTAGTAGCAGGTAACAAAAAAGTGTATGGGCCCGGAATCAGGTGCTTCATAATCCGGTAGGCAGTATCGCTCACAATAGCATAAGTCGCCACATTGGAAAGCGATGGACACAAAAATGTCAGTGGTTTATCATTTGCTAGCTGCTTGATTTTACGCACTCGTTCTACCGCCGACTTAGCATTTATATCACAACCAATCGCATAGACTGTATCAGTTGGATAAAGCATAACCGCGCCATTAGAGAGCGCCGTTTGTATTTCATCTATACGGCGGATTTGGGGATTATCAGGATGGACTGAGAAAATTTTTGCCATAGATTTGGTGTGGATAGTAGATAGTGGATAGTGGTTAGTGGGGAAGAGGGAATGGGTAATGGGAAAGAAAATAATAATGACCAATGACCAATTGCCAATTACCAACCACCAACTACTAACTACCAACTACTAACTACTAACAAATATTATGATTAAACTTGCTTATCTTCAATGTCCAACGGGTATTTCCGGTGATATGTGCTTGGGAGCATTGGTAAGTTTAGGTGTTCCCTTAGAGTATTTAATAGAAAAACTTAATAACTTAGGAATTGAACATGAGTATAAATTATGGGCAGAACTTGTTCAGCGCAATAGTCAGCAGGCAACGAAAGTACATGTAGAGTTATTACACAATCATCACAACCATGAACATACTCATCACCATCGCCATTTGCCAGAAATCGAACAGATGATACTCAAAGCTGAGTTGCCTGCAAGGGCAGAAGCTTGGAGTTTAGCAGTATTCCGACAGTTAGCGATCGCGGAAGGGGCAGTACATGGCATTGCGCCAGAAAAAGTTCACTTTCATGAAGTGGGTGCAGTTGATGCGATTGTGGATATTGTTGGCACTTGTTTGGGGTTAGATTGGTTAGGTCTTGAGAGTAACGAACAAGGACTACCCCAACTTTATTGTTCAGCATTTCCGACTGGTGGGGGAACAGTGCGGGCTGCCCACGGCCAGATGGCCGTACCAGTACCAGCAGTATTGAAGTTATGGGAAATGCGCGGCTGTCCAGTTTATAGTAACGGCATTGAACGAGAATTAGTAACACCTACAGGAGCTGCGATCGCTACGACTCTTGCTAAGGATTTTGGTTCACCACCTCCCATGAGCATTATACAAATAGGACTGGGAGCAGGTTCTCTGAATTTACCGATTCCCAACATCCTACGCTTGTGGCTGGGTGAAGCAACGCCTAGTGAATTCACAGACAACTCATCCGCAAGCATTCCAACTTTAGAAACTATATCGGTACTGGAAACTCAAATAGATGACCTAAGTCCACAAGCGATCGGTTATCTATTTGAAACATTATTTGCCGCTGGTGCGGTGGATGTCTTTACCCAATCCATAGGCATGAAAAAGTCCCGTCCAGGCATTTTGCTAACTGTGATTTGTCATCCAAAAAATTTACTTAGTTGTGAAACTGTTTTATTCCGCGAAACCACTACTTTAGGTATTCGACGCTTTCAGCAGCAGCGTGCTATTCTACAGCGAGAAATTCAACAAATAGAAACCGAATATGGAGTAGTAAGTGTTAAAGTTGCATGGACTGGACAAGCAAACAACAGAGTTATAAATAACGTCCAGCCAGAATACGAAGATTGTGCAGAAATAGCTCGAAAGCATAATATTCCCTGGCGTGAAATTCAGCGGCTAGCACTACACAATTGGTATTTACAAAATAAAAAATAGTCAAGAGCCGATAGCTTGTAGTCATAAGTAAAAACATCTTTTAACTCTTGACTCTTGACTATGAACTACTTCAGCTAACCTATCTGTCGAATGTTCTATTTACTGCATTTGCTGCATCTTCAGCAGTGCGCTGAGCATTGATTTTTGTATCCTCAGCAGCCCGCTGCGTGCCTTTTGTGACGTTCCTAGCAGTATCCTCAGTATTTCCCTTGATATTTTCAATTCCTCGCTGAGTTCCCTTGGTTACACCTTCAGTCAACTCTTTAGCTGAACTGCCGATATCTTCACCAAGATTCTTCACTCTTTCAGGAAAGGGTGTACCTTGGCGATAATTTTCAACATATTGCCCTGGGCTATCAACGCCTTTTTGCTCAATGTTCCGCTGAGCATTTTCCTTGAGGTACTCAGCTTTTGCTTTTGCTTGGCTTTCTGCTGCTCTAGATCTGGGGTCTACATCACTAAAGTTATTCATCCCGCCTTCATAAGGATTAGTGACATTATCTCCCTTGGGAACATACACTTCCGCATTTGGTCTCGTGGAAGGCTGTGGAGGTTGTCCTGCTACCGTAGGACGATTGCAAGCTTGTGTAAAGAATAGTAAGATTCCTGCCACAAAAACTGTTAAAATTTGCTTTAAGCGAATTTTTTTGATCCAAGCAATTACTGTGTTCATGATGCATCTCCTTGCAGTTGTTTGACAAGTTATAACGTTAGGCAATACTCAATCCCAAATTTTGATATTTGAGATCTTGGATTGAATGCAAATCTGAAAGATTGAGGCAAGAAATTTCTTTTATCTGCCCAAAGCTGGATTAGGTTGCAATTCAGGTCTGGCACCTGCTTCATCTGCCTTTTCTTTCAAAAAGCCTGAAGCTTCCTCAACAGCTTCTTTCACAGTTTCAATTCTTTCTTTAACTCTTTCTCCTACGTCTGGTTCGTTCTGAATCAA harbors:
- a CDS encoding sensor histidine kinase, with amino-acid sequence MNTNKNDTAFTVDLTNCDKEPIHIPGFVQPHGVLLAIKEPELTILQVSNNTYNCLGFHPEELLNQPLRKLLESEQIDFLNDCLTQEDIQIVNPVEFTIKTFQEPIIFDGIIHRSNGVVILELEPAILEKNNNYFRFYHLVKLAIGKLQSTKTVTEISQIIVTEVRRITGFDRVMFYRFDRDWNGIVIAEDKQEHLPSYLDLHYPASDIPTPARKLYSQNWLRLIPDADYQAAAIVPTNNPLTDEPLDLSGSVLRSVSPCHIEYLHNMGVKASMSISIIKNNKLWGLIACHHQTPKYVPYEIRHACEFLGQVTSLEIATKEDNEDSESKIEIKSVLAKLVEYMSAEKSFIDGLINKQPNILNLVNAQGAAICFNKELYLLGNTPEKQDIQNLLLWIHNNIDEDIFYTDSLSQVYPEAEKFKDVASGLIALSISKTQNKYVLWFRPEEVQTVNWGGNPNQPVEVSENGGLHLSPRKSFELWKEIVRLKSLPWKSYEVNAAAELRGAIITVVLRKIDELAKLNTELERSNKELDAFAYIASHDLKEPLRGIHNYSNFLIEDYSENLDEEGKDKLRTLIRLTQRMEDLIDSLLQFSRLGRVDMSMQPTDLNAVVHRILDLLSARIEETGVEIRIPRQLPIVYCDRIQVGEVFSNLISNAIKYNDKTEKWIEIGYIEASDPVIFYVRDNGIGIREKHFDVIFRIFKRLHGPSKYGGGTGAGLTITKKIVERHDGKIWVESNYGEGSTFYFTLQKDN
- a CDS encoding response regulator; its protein translation is MEDNSLFSNIDGDTTQPPLPLANLKILVVDDDDDSRFYISTVLEADGASVTTVASAAKALEVIPHLQPDVLVCDIAMPIEDGYSLIAKVRALTAESGGDVPAIALTAYADSEDRARALEVGFQSHVGKPVDPEVLVATVVNVRQEAGSRSLDP
- a CDS encoding nuclear transport factor 2 family protein, whose protein sequence is MNVSAEAAIKPEIPNLIHQAKDAWVALDGDALAQLFTLDGELIVPGQKWQGQAKIREAVSRLGQQSKEIKIDIQRIIISGDQAVVEWHYEETEKATNHHTSTDDAIVIDFQDGRISRWREYFDTETPSD
- a CDS encoding cation diffusion facilitator family transporter, producing the protein MTLDNRATVRKVLIITLLLNIFVMLLKAFVGKLTGSLSLLADALHSVTDSANNILGLIASRFSSPQPDREHPYGHLKFEAVGALGISAFLGIACFEILQGAVERILQGSEPVRISAPELWLLLIVLGVNIFVAFYERHVGVKVGSPILIADAKHTMSDIWVTISVIGGLVGVWWFGYQWLDVVLAFPVAVLVFWSGWTVLKENLPWLVDQMAIAPEVIHAIAVSVPGVVNCHEIASRGLIGRQVFIEMHLIVDAQDVETAHHITEEVERRLEERFSPLRILIHVEPPEYQSEKISFESGSR
- a CDS encoding DUF4327 family protein, coding for MSVNTVPSISYYSLDVIQDEARRLVQKGVVSRQQPIYTLCQYIPAREWVCIECELEKCDFLLRDRIGDLIGREEWEND
- the rbfA gene encoding 30S ribosome-binding factor RbfA — translated: MATNRRVSRVAELIKREVSQMLLNGIKDDRVGTGMVSVTDVDVSGDLQHAKIYVSIYGTEEAKAETMAGLKSATGYVRSELGARVRLRRTPEVVFIEDRSIERGSKVLSLLDRIKQERKPEDFLEDEYDSKEENG
- a CDS encoding DUF751 family protein: MFDGFWDNVFRYFRYFITTLLGVLLNAFAPLAPLLKRPVTLIALLGLFVGGMVFITLTLRAMLGLSTI
- a CDS encoding HetZ-related protein codes for the protein MKAKFVNVPSPTSAVDPHTDALSKFLCKEMQPQVKAAPGCVQAVATRIAKEVERICDKSHRIQNSGQIKSWQVSLARHRLQKCLSYYQLGSKQGRVELHSSLGAMVYRHVAVSGIELGFQARYNLIEDFLQAFYIEAIKAFRRENELPEDYTPRTHLQLAEYMAFTEQYAKRRINLPGGANQQLIILRAQGFARRLPQETSVDFEMAVENAKTEEAESYQRHSAVQQLRSQMISQPGFDPAEDSERDRVISELVKYFESQGQHDCVDYLALKLQDLSAPEIDQILGLTSRQRDYLQQRFKYHVEKFARTHHWQLVHQWLGVGIEQKLGLSSQQWERFLGQLSEQQRQILQLKAAQQTDQAIAKVLKCTPKQLQKRWTQLLELAWAIRNGNTEVQTS